In Suttonella indologenes, one genomic interval encodes:
- the rplA gene encoding 50S ribosomal protein L1 — protein MAKKTKRNLAIREKVAAGKIYNVAEALDLLKSLSAVKFVESVDVAIQLGIDPRKSDQVVRGAAVLPNGTGKSVRVAVFAQGANAEAAQAAGADIVGMAELADEIKGGRSDFDVVIAEPAAMAVVGQLGQILGPRGLMPNPKVGTVTPDVKTAVLNAKAGQVRFRADKGGVVHAIIGKADFETAKLEENLKSLVAEISKLRPATAKGVYLQKAYLSTTMGPGLQIEISGLSA, from the coding sequence ATGGCAAAGAAGACTAAGCGTAATTTAGCTATCCGTGAAAAAGTTGCTGCCGGCAAAATCTATAATGTTGCTGAGGCATTAGATTTATTAAAATCGCTTTCCGCTGTTAAGTTTGTCGAATCTGTGGATGTGGCGATTCAATTAGGTATTGATCCGCGTAAATCAGATCAAGTGGTGCGCGGCGCAGCTGTATTGCCTAACGGTACTGGTAAGAGCGTGCGTGTGGCTGTATTTGCTCAAGGCGCGAATGCGGAAGCTGCTCAAGCTGCCGGTGCGGATATTGTTGGTATGGCTGAATTGGCAGATGAAATCAAAGGCGGACGCAGCGATTTTGATGTCGTTATTGCCGAACCGGCTGCGATGGCTGTCGTTGGACAATTAGGTCAAATTTTAGGTCCAAGAGGCTTAATGCCAAATCCAAAAGTGGGTACGGTAACGCCTGATGTAAAAACAGCAGTATTAAATGCCAAAGCAGGTCAAGTGCGTTTTCGTGCGGATAAAGGCGGCGTAGTGCATGCGATTATCGGTAAGGCAGACTTTGAAACAGCTAAATTGGAAGAGAATTTGAAATCTCTGGTTGCTGAAATTAGCAAATTACGTCCGGCAACAGCAAAAGGCGTTTATTTGCAAAAGGCTTATCTTTCTACAACGATGGGACCTGGTTTGCA